CTTCTCGAGAGGTCGTCCAACAATCCAAACACAACGAATGTAACTATGAAACCCACGCACAACCAAGATCCAACCGTGTGTGCAAGTGTGTCTAATTACCAAGCAAATGTAAAGACACAACAGATTTACGAGTCTGAATGCCCAACCTTTTATTGACCAACAATATAAGGATACAAtcccaagatatacttatagaCTTTGCCTACTACCTAACATATAGTATAAGTGCAGAATACAATGTGAACTTGTACAAATACAAAATTCTCCTTAGATTACATTCAGAAAATGCCTATTATATATACTAGAGCCTGGTCGCGGCCCCAGCAACCCATACAGCACCAACATTTCAAATTCCTTCAAATTCGAATTCTCCCACCAATTCCTTGACCCCAAATGCAAGGCAGTTATTCCAGAAACCCACTAGTGCATATCCCAgcaaatatatacatatatatcacatatataaatcAGTCCCCATGTGCCACACATGTGCCCACATTTTTTACTAGTCCCTTAGTCATTTTTAGACTCCAAGCTAAACTCCCAAGTCACTGTTTCCCACACATAATTCAGCCAACCAAATTTAAACCGAGTCGCCATAGCACCCAATCTAAGTCCCCGCCTCCTGGCAATTAGTCCGTGTCGCCGCCTGACACCTAATTAGTGTCGCCGCCTGGCGATTGGTTCGTGTCGCCGCCTGGTGACGCTTGGTCCCAATTTCACTTGGCTGCCTAGCAAATCAGAACCCAGAATTCCAATCCAGCCTAAGGGTCTTACAAACCCTCCCAAACCTCCTGAGTTTGATGTCCTCATCAAATCATCAACAATTCTGAGAAGTCCATTTCTCCAAGTAGCAAAACCAACGCCCATGAACCAAGGCTGCAAATCCGTCTGCGGTTCCTGCCACTGCCAAACCCAACCAGCTATCATAATTGATCAGATTAACCTCCACAATTTCTCCCCTTTCGTCACCAAAACCTGATGACCTTGTGTAGACGCCCAGTTGCCCAAACATCAAATTCCATTCAAATTCCATTATGACTTAAGTTCCAGCAGTGCCTCCAACCCTTGGAGACATTTACTTAGGCCTAACCAAAAATTACCAAGTTCACTGACTTGTAGAGATGAGTCGCCAACCTGTGATCCAACTTTACAAACCATGTCGCCGATCAAAATATGAACAACCCCCAACTATTTCATTTTCTTTTTACCCTTATCAATCTGCATATAAACAGTTTTCACAAAACATGGACATGCCTCATTCATGAACATAATCCCACCATAACGCATCATAATAACGTTACTTGTCATTCTAAAGACGTCCATACCTAGGATGCAATCAAAATCATCTAAGGCAACAATATGAAACGTAAAGTTACCTTGCTAATTACCAAGGGTCAAGCCAACATTCGAAGTACCACCAATTTTCTGCACCTCAACGTTAGCCATTTTAATCCGATTTGAACTTGGTTCCAGCTTTAACCCAAGCTCCGCAACACAATCCATTCCAATGAAACTATTTGTGGCACTCATGTCTACCATAGTCATGAATGCCTTCCCATTCACTAAGGCATTGACATACATAAGTCCATCCCCCTCCACGGATTTTTCAATCCTTAGTGCAACCAAACGCTAGGATTCACCCTCTCCAGAATCCCATCATTTCCCTCAGTATTTTCCTCATTCTCTTCATCAACATGAAGAGCATTCAGTCTCTCCTTCTTGGGACATTGTCTTGCAAAATGCGGCCCTCCATATATGAAGCACCCCTTGTCGCCAACACCTTGAGACTGCCTACTATCCTTGGCATCACCATTGCCATTCCTCCTGTCATTCTTCTTGTTTCTGTCCTCAACCTTGTGATTCTTGCCACTGTTTTTACCCCTTTCAGCATCATGAGAACTAGCCTGCTTGTAATCAACCAAACTATCAGCAGCAGAGATAGCAGTCGGCAAGTCTCTCACAGCTTGTCGCCTCAATTCTGTCTGCGCCCAAGGTTTCAATCCAACCAAGAAATTGAACAACTTATCCTCATCCGACATGTTCTTTATATCCAACAACAAAGAACTGAATTATTTAACATAATCTCGAACAGTTCCCGTTTGTTTGAGATTCCTTAAACTCTCCCTAGCAAGCCAAGAAGCATTAAGTGGCATAAATTACTCCTTAAGTTCCCTCTTCAATGCCTCAAACGTGGTTATCTCCGGTCTGTCCACACTCGCATCACCATCAGGACGAGTCCGCCACCATAATTTTGAATCGCCAACCAAGTACATACTTGTGATTGAAACTTACTCCGCAACATCAATATGGGCAGCCCTTTCCAGATCCTTGGCGACCCTCGCCTAATCATAAGGTTTCGGCTCCTGAATTTTCAACTTTGAGTGGCCCTCCCATCCACTTCACGAACCAGAATTTCCACCAGCCATGATGTTGAATCCCCAAAACTATCAACGcaactctgataccacttgtcaCGGGGTCATATTTTCAACCCTGAATTTTCTGGTTGTCGCCCAGCAACCccaaaaatccaaacacaacgaATGTAACTATAAAACCCACGCACAACCAAGATTTAACTATATGTGCAAGTGTGTCTAATTACCAAGTAAATGTAAAGATAAAACATATTTACGAGCTTGAATACCCAACATTTTATTGACCAACAATATAAGGATACAACCCAAAGACATGCTTACAGACTTTGCCTATTGCCTATCATATAGTACAAGTGCAGAATACAATGTGAACTTGTACAAAATTCTCCTTAGATTACATTCAGAAAATGTCTTAAAAAAGAGTTCGGATCCTCTGTCCCTTTGTATGTCCCCTAACATGTTCCCTTTACTGTTATTGGCCAGTTATTATTTTTTACGTCATATCTACTTGCTccttatattttatataatataattattaatatatattatgaTATAATTAGAGAGTgcaaataaattaattaaatagaGTATATATCAATAAAATTGTAAGTATATCAAGAGTTTTCAACTTTGTAGAAAAAACTCTGGATTGATGATTTAATGTAGACAATATAAAagtaatatttattatataatacCATATTTATAtctataaaatatatttttatttgattaaCTATTAGATAAAtgaatattttaataatttgaatatacattatataaatttgaaagaaacTAATAAATTAAAAGGGGACAAAAAAATCCgtaaaaaataaataattgatCAATAAAAAAATGGAGGCATGTCAAATGACACAAGAAATTAAATAATTGACCAATAAGAAAAAGGGACATTGTAGGGAACTAAAGAAGGGGACGGAGCATGGACTCTTAAAAAAGAGGCACATGGTTAATGTCCTAAAATTTTAAGACACTGAAAAACTGTTGAAACACTCTTTTTAATTCTTTTATATATATTTGAAAGTGAGCAAACACATAACATTTGAAAAACATTTTCTATGTGCTTAAGTCCTTAATATTCGTATGAGTGAATCCATTGACTATGTGCTGATATGACGTGGCTACATTTCGAATTTCAAATGCGCTACACTAGCCGTTACAATATCAGCATATACCAGTATACTTCAAATGTTTAAACTtgtaaattgataaattattatttaacTAAAACTAATAGCTTAGGAGAATGGATAGAAAGATACATAAACAAAGACAGGGCTAGTGTGAATGTCCACTTAAGGTGGAGCTGCAGCTCTTATTAGATACAAGGTGTCTGCTATTGGGTTTACAGCAGTTATAATTTAAAATTGTTAATCTTCCTTCCCTAATCGCATGTTAAACTGGTTGAATTGTATATTGCAGTTATTTGTTTTTTAAGTGTGCGAATCCTGACAGGGAAGAGTATGACAGAGAATTAAGTGATTAAAATTTTACAAGTGAACTGCATGCAAGTGCAACCAACAATTTTATACTCTAAATGCATGGTTgattaaatttaatatttaattttacatTCAACTATCTTGTATTATTATATGTATTACCTTAGGTTTTTTTTATCGAATCCATGCCCATTAATGATAACGGACTTGTATGCACAAAAATCTTTCTTATATAAAATTTGTCATGAAAACATAGACGCGTGTCTGTGCATCTATTGTATATTTAAGTATATACATTTtagttttgattattttaaaatcCTGATTTTGTCATTGTATTCGTTTATTGTACACTAATTTTCATATCATTTCTTAATTATTAGTAGAGGGCTCGCACTTAGTGCTTCCTacattcaaaattctcaaaaatttcaaaaaaatttcaacttttttaaatgaaaataagaatttacataatttatataaattatcGTCTTATAAAATGATTTGATTTCAACTAGGTACCCAGGAATTTTATGACCTTCTAGCGGGTTCAATGTGAAATAGGGACTATCTTGTCATAGCACATGACTTAGAATTTAACTCTTAAAAATATACTGAAACATTTAACTTGGTGTTCCGAATATCAATCCAATCTTCCAGGAAAAACAATTGCAAAAGGAACAAAGCAAGCATGTTCCTCTTCAGTCTACTGAACATCTTATTACAGTGTAATTATTTGTTTATTGTAGTTTTGGATTTAGGCTATACAAAGCATCAAAAATCCAGGTACACAGAAGTAAAAcagtactgataacttaagttaaCGAATCTTCGGATCCACTTGGGATTCGAAGGTGAGCTGGGCTGTgagttaattatttatattcaGCTTGCAATTAAGAACAAGTTAATCAGTTGACTTGCAGTTCTTTAGACTATATATGAAAGTACACATTACAATTTTGAGTCACAACTAGGCTAAAAAGTAGAAGATTTATTAGGAATCTTCGTACAGTAATCTTCAGTGTAGCCTGATTTTAAGATCTGGATCTGTCACACTCCGAGAAATGAAGACAACCCGCAAATTTCAAAATTAAGATATCGAAAAAAGCACTACAAGAAATATGCAATCATGCAACGGTTGAAAGATAACGATTTAAAAAAATTGTCATCCTAAAAAATCATACAAAAGTGAATTGATTTTGCATAAAAAATTGTTGTGTGAGCTCCAGAACAGATAACCGTTATCTATTTTTTATCAAACAGCCACTAGAAACAAGTAAAATAGTGCAAATAGCAGACCGTATTAGCAGTATATTCGTCGACAATTACACGCATAGAGTACGTGGATGGCTAGTTAGCATGTAGTTTTCTAAGTCCTTGTTGCACTGAATCTGATACACCAATGTAATCGTCCTCGAGTATTCTGTTTGTATATTCTGTCCATCTTTTTCGATTTTTTTGCTTGTGATTACACTCCGAGTAGTACGTAGTACAATATTGTTATGGGCAGCGCAATCAGCATTCCGAATATAACTCTGCATTTGTTAACATACAACATGCATTAAAAATCTGGGACTTTCTCGGACACTTCTACTGAGAGACTTGTGCACTGAGTAAGATAACAACATACAACATgcattaatttttttttgaaagacTGGAAACGTACGCAGTGCTTAGTATGTCAGCGTGGACATTGTACTCTTTTGCAAACACGAAGGGAACGATTCCTTGGGGAAGAGCAGCCTGTAAGTATGTCAGAAACAATTTGTTGATTATTTATTGATTTTTAATTCTGAAGGGGAATCTGTATAAGCAATGCTAGGTTGTCACCTGCACAATCGCAACATGTAAGAGCACACCTCGGAGGCCTATAGCAATGGAAGTTGCTGCAATCACCGCTGGACCTGTTAAGAACCTCACCGCCATTGAAAACGTCGCAACAGATTTCCCACAGGCTATTATCTTCGGTTGCAGGGCCATGAATAACCCTGTACGATTAATGAAATTAACAAACATGGTTTAATAAACAGTTTATCTTCGATTGTTTTGTTGTTACAGAGAAAAAATTAATACCTAGACTAAACATGGCCATTCCTAGACCTGCATCTGATAATATAGATATGGATCCGCTCACAATGGTTGGCATTTTGATATCCCATCTGTCCGTTAATTGAATGTCAGCAATCTATTTAGGACAATACTAAGATAGCAAGAAATTACAGCAATCTATGTAATGAAATAGTTTGATGTATGTGAATGTGTGTGTGAGATAGTGAGAGGGTAAAAATGATGGACCTGTATGAAATGAGAGACCAAATGAGGCCTAAAAGACTGGAATATGTGTTGGGATTTCTGATGAGTTTTCTCCAAACCATAATAAGAATAAGCCTTGTCATCACACTTGCAGGTGGCATCTGGTGATTTTTCTGTCCTTCCATTCCTACCTTCTTCTGGCTTGTATTATATGGTGAGCTACTCTTAGTTCCAAATTTCGATGTCGTTCCATCCTCCATCTGAACCTCCCTCTGTTCTGCATTCATTTTTCCAGCAGAACTCGCATTTTCTATCTGATCTTGCATGGCATTGGCTGCATAAAtatatcatcatcatcatcatcgtCGAATAATAGTAAGCAAAGACAAAAGTTTAGACTATACATGGTAGTTGACATTTTAATATATATAGTACCTCTTGAAGCATCAATCTGTTGTTGAAGAACAGCCTTCGATGAATCAACGACTCCAAAATCAGTAGCAGCAGCTCTGTTCACAGCATTTCTTAGATTGCCTTCAGATGCAGGTGATGCACTTGAGCTCCAAACAAACATATGAAGCTCCTTGTTAGGCGTATTACTAGTCCCTCCGCTACTTTCCTTCTTCTTAGTCTGTGCAGAACCCGAAAACATTGGATTCGGAGGTGGATAAGATCCTAAGCTTCCATGATTAAACAACTCTCCACTCATACTCCTTCCTCCAGCTCTCTTGTTCTTATTATTGTTAATACTATTCCCCATCTTCAACATATCCTCTTCAAAATTCGATATTCTTGGCGTTGGACCATTCGAGGATTGTAATGCATAGACATCACCTCCTCCGCCATAACTATTTGTATATCCATGTTTAGGACTCGCGGCTTTGCTTGCAAACATGGCATAAAAATCATTTTGGTTGAAGCTGGAGGCTCTCGGTGTTAGCTCACGAGAAGACTGAACAGAGTAGATCTCTACGCCAGTTAAATTGGAAGCTCGCGGAGTTATTTCATTCATTGCATGTGATTTGTTGTAAGAAATCACCGATCTTGATGAACAATTAGACCTTCTAACCACCACATGCAACTTCCCATCATCTCCAATCTCTGCATTGGTTTCCAAAGGCTCACGTCCATTCAACGACACAACATCCGATTCAACATGAAAAGAAGTGATCGAGGCAGCTGTTTCAGGAAACTGCTCAGAAATAAGGAGTTTCGCACCTCTATACTCAAACATGAAGAGCATTAAAGTATACCAAATGACACTTTGTAAAACCACAATTTGAACCATTAAATTTCCCGAAAAGTCTCCGTACATAGCTTTTAAAAGAGGGATTCCCATGACAAGAGTGTTTGGGAGAGTGGATAGAGAAAAAAGAGTGATCATCCACTCTATGCTGCCATTTTTACTAAAAAATTGCCATAAGAAGAGAGCTGCAAGAATGACAACTTTTTGCAAACAATCAGCAGCAATGAAATGATAGTTCATGGCATAAGGGTCATTGGAGGAAATGAAATGAAAAGAAAGTAAAGGAACTGCAAAAACAGCCACGAAACGATTGATACCGGAGCACTGGTCAGGAGTAAAGATTTTCCACCAACGGACAGAGCCATAGGCCAGAAACATGGCCACATATAGAGGTACAATGGCTGCAAGAACATCGTAAATATCTTTTCCGGTGATCATTGCGTACTAGCCAAAGAGAGGTggatttgaatttgaaaaacaaggATTAGTAGAGATGATTAGTCAAACTAACAAAAAGAGGGGTTGAGTAAATAGTGACTATAAGTAAGATCTGAATAAGTGAAGAACTGGTTAGAAATCGACAAGGGAGCGCAAGGAAAGGAGGGAACTAACCTCCCATCCCTGGTGGTAAGGGAGTTTATGCACGTGAGGGATGAGTAAGAACTGACCATCTTGTCCAACTCCAGTAGATATACTAATGGCTTACTGTCTGTTATATAGTTTTCAGTTGAACTACAAAATTTATTTAGTTTACAAATTCGAGATCGATAATTTTCATCTCATTTTGGTCGTCACATTAGAAATTTCACGCATCttgaataattttgaatgttatATTTAATTCATAACCTATTCATCCACAACTAATGAACTAATTAAACAAACTACTAATTTGAAACGGAGTAAGCAGTGGGCTAAAATATcatacaaacacacacacacaacataAATATTACCAAACCGATAAGACAGCACTACATATTAGTTTTTACAGAAAGTACTAACTAGAAACAGTGCAGACAGCAAATTATAAGATCACGGATAATCAGCAGCAGAACTACCAGGATTGGCGTATTGGTGAATCATGCGATGACAAGTATAAACAGTGCAGATAGATTGTACAGCCATCAAACATAGGAGCACAATACAGGCCAGCACTGTAAGAATCTTCCACGAACCATATACATAACTCTTAACACATTTCTCAGCTTTAACCTTCCACCTCCCATTGTAATACTTGTTCACATCCTCCACCACCTTATCTAAATACGGCACCTTCGTAAATTTGACAGACCTGCTCATCCCATTACAAAAGTGTGCCACCTCCTTGTCACTCTTTAAACGATTCAAAATGATTCCCTTTTGTCTAAGAAACTTGGCGTCGTCCACTGTATCCACGATACCTTTCATAAACTCCAGATACCGAGTAAAAACCAAAGGGCCTTCTGCGTTGCATGACTCGTACGCCACCATGTTTCTCACAATAATATCAGTATTCACATCAAGGTTTACTCTAGGGAGACTTAAGGTATGTGTTTTTACATCGAAATGAATGCTGCGAATTCCACCATCCGTTGGGATAAAGTGTACTCCGGATTTAGACAACGTTGTGACAGAAGGGATTGTAAGTTCCTCGATTAATGGAGGGCGAACAACGTTGTCATTGTCTGGCTTCACATCTTCTTTACCTTGTCCCATGAACATATTTTCGATAGGTTCTTTAAACATCTTAAGCACCGGAATTTTACTAATGATATGCCATGGCATCTTAAGTAACAACTGCAAAGGTTGAGAGTATAGTATTGCCTTGAGAAAACGTACCGAATGTATATTTAGCTTTGACACAATGTTCCATATAACATTAAAGAACTCCATGACTCTACTGTGAGATTCCTCGTCAACAATAATTTCTTCCTCGTCCTTTATATTTTCGCCAGCAGTTTCTGCATCGTTATCAGTAATTTGTGATGATCGAAAGGCCTTTGGCATTAGTAGGCGgtaaaagaaatcaagaacatgAGCAGAATCTTGGATAAGAAGCTTTGGTAATTCTTCTGGTGTTTTGAATGGATATAGCTCAATTGATAAACCCTTTAACATCGAAAGCAACATGTCATCAGCTGCATCTAAGGATCCCAATTCAAATTCGAGCATTTTCCTTAGCAAAAACAAAGGAATTTGATTCTCAAGCATCAAAATATCTCTAAGGATTGCAATATGAGCCGACTTCCTACCTGCAGCATCGACAAGATTGGATGTTAATCTTGATGTAACCCGACTAAGTAACTTACCGTCTTTCCTTGCGTAAACTTCAAGAAACTCAAGCAAGAAAGCCACGTCAATAGCCATCATCCATGCTAAAGTTTCACCGTTAAGATTTAAGTACTTGTGGTAACAAGCTCGAATCCTCGACTCCATGACATGAATTTGATCAACAATTTCTTGGAAATTATTAAAGCATGCAAGATGCTTCATGGTCTTTCTAGCAGCCGCGATTTTGTACCTTTCCATCTCGTAAAGCTCTTGACGCCAGTGATGGTAAGGTCCTAATGCAACTTGTTGAGGAGTATATGCATCGGGGTTTGTATGAAGGAGTATCGGAGGAACACTAAAGATACTAGCAGGGATTTCATTATTATCTTCTTCAAATTGTTCCTCGAGAGTTTTGCGAATTTGAACTAGCCATCCATGTTCATTGAAAGTACTGGTGTTGCTTGAGTGAACAGTCTGGGTAGCGGAAGTAAATGCTGAATTCgacattttttttaatattattaaaacAGCAGGAGATTTAGAAATTTTAGAGTGAGGCTCTTGGGACTAAATAGTTTGAGCTACTACCTGCTTATATAAAAAATTGAATTGATTGAGTTCATGGATTGTGCATGTGTTCAACTACATTAAAAAAAAAGACGAATGTGAATGTATGGTATAGATTGTGCAAAAGATAAGAAGATGAGGCATTTGGATTTTAGGTTTTCAATTCGGGTTGTAAGAAATAAGTAAAATATTTGAAACTGTCTTATAGTTGGCAAAAAAAAGAAAACTTGGGTCAACAATTAGTTAAATCGCAATCAGTCACCTTCTTAATTTATTATCTAtctattttttttttgtaaaataagcaaatatattaaaatattatagaCGATTCAATAATTTTAagcaaatatattaaaatataatatgcTAACAGTTATATACTATACATCTAacattttaagattttaaaataaatttactaGGTAACATGTATCATAGTTAAATGATATCTTAAAACTATAAACATGAAGATACAAACATTACATTGTCAAAATAAATCAAGTTATATACCAACTTAAATTCCATTAAAttttttcaattatttttcatTACAATAACTGAACTTGATTTTCAAGCATGCAAATATATCTAAAAAACAATGCGATTGAATAGCCTTAATAATAAGAATTTAGTTTCTATCGTTCTAATAAATTTGATTTCACTTATTCtcaaaatttatattaaaattaataagcAATACTTTAAAAAAAGATAGAGTACATCAATTTTTAGTATATAAAACTCAGTATGAGAAGATAAAGCCCCAAAAATTCTTAGATATTAATTTTTAGCAGATGTCTATTAtaactaaccttcttttcttgcATTAATGGCCATAATCCATGCTACTTAAAACTACACTGCTAAGGTACTTGTGTTAGCAAGAAAGAATCCTTGAGTTCAACATATGAACTAGCTTGCTGAGATGTATATGCATCAAGATTTGTATAAACGGATGTATACACAAAATAGTTAGATTAGGCATATAATTTAGTAACAGTCGTATTTTCTAGATTTGTAATTTAGATGTGTGCATTATGGAAACAATTATTAAGCTTCTATGAGAATTGACAGGGACTCAGACAAGGAATTGCTAGAAGTTTGTTAAGACGGAAATGTGATCCTCATGTCCGTGTCACTCACATGTGTGTATTCTACAAAGATTGTACTTGCGTTTCGCTGGCAACTGACATGCAAGATAGAAAAACAGCAAAAAGTGAAGGCATCAACGGGTTTAAGAATGACATTAGAGGTTACTGGACCCCTTAAATCATATATCTATccatttatattatattattatttccTCTAATTGTTGGTAATCGGTCTGTCAATTTTTCGGTACAATTATAAGGTGTTGTGAGAGGAATTTGATACAACATGTGGGGAGGTTGTTGCTGAAACAACGGAAGAATCACGGAAATTTAACCCGGGAATTGGGCGTATTATGAAAAGCTAAATACGTCCGATCTGCCAGAATCGGGAGGTGTTTGTGGTTGCGTTTGTACTGAATTTGCATGGATTCCGAGTATGGTAGCGGAGTAATTCCACTTAGCCGTGGGGGGCGCCCGGAATTGGTCTCGCGAGAACTCCACGATGTGTTTTGGTAGAGAAAACGAGTGTCCAACCTTTGCAAATGGCCTACATTACCTATATTTATAAGAATCAAGTCTATACCAAATAGGGTTGACCACATTTTCACTAAGCACATAATAGCTTCCAAGTCTTATCCAACTAAGTTTAGACTTAATCCAAAGAGTCCTACTTCTAATACACCACTAATCCTTATTTATCCATATAATAATTGTATTTATTCATCATATATAAGCATATTCCATACATATATCAAGTAAATCCGTTTATAAGTAGTTGTAGATTACTAGGAATCGTATTCTTTTTCCTGACCCGCTATAGAGTCCATTTCCAACTAAAACTCTACTTATACAGGTCTCTCACTGTTATCATAATAGCCCGACTAAATACTATTTCCTGAATACCCCGACATCTTATCATATTATGTGGATCCTGGGATATTAGCCAGTCACTAAATGACCCTCCTTATTTCCCCTTATTAATACCCTTCTCGACAGGCCCTAACCAA
The sequence above is drawn from the Apium graveolens cultivar Ventura chromosome 2, ASM990537v1, whole genome shotgun sequence genome and encodes:
- the LOC141706392 gene encoding auxin efflux carrier component 2-like gives rise to the protein MITGKDIYDVLAAIVPLYVAMFLAYGSVRWWKIFTPDQCSGINRFVAVFAVPLLSFHFISSNDPYAMNYHFIAADCLQKVVILAALFLWQFFSKNGSIEWMITLFSLSTLPNTLVMGIPLLKAMYGDFSGNLMVQIVVLQSVIWYTLMLFMFEYRGAKLLISEQFPETAASITSFHVESDVVSLNGREPLETNAEIGDDGKLHVVVRRSNCSSRSVISYNKSHAMNEITPRASNLTGVEIYSVQSSRELTPRASSFNQNDFYAMFASKAASPKHGYTNSYGGGGDVYALQSSNGPTPRISNFEEDMLKMGNSINNNKNKRAGGRSMSGELFNHGSLGSYPPPNPMFSGSAQTKKKESSGGTSNTPNKELHMFVWSSSASPASEGNLRNAVNRAAATDFGVVDSSKAVLQQQIDASRANAMQDQIENASSAGKMNAEQREVQMEDGTTSKFGTKSSSPYNTSQKKVGMEGQKNHQMPPASVMTRLILIMVWRKLIRNPNTYSSLLGLIWSLISYRWDIKMPTIVSGSISILSDAGLGMAMFSLGLFMALQPKIIACGKSVATFSMAVRFLTGPAVIAATSIAIGLRGVLLHVAIVQAALPQGIVPFVFAKEYNVHADILSTAVIFGMLIALPITILYYVLLGV
- the LOC141706393 gene encoding putative UPF0481 protein At3g02645, with product MSNSAFTSATQTVHSSNTSTFNEHGWLVQIRKTLEEQFEEDNNEIPASIFSVPPILLHTNPDAYTPQQVALGPYHHWRQELYEMERYKIAAARKTMKHLACFNNFQEIVDQIHVMESRIRACYHKYLNLNGETLAWMMAIDVAFLLEFLEVYARKDGKLLSRVTSRLTSNLVDAAGRKSAHIAILRDILMLENQIPLFLLRKMLEFELGSLDAADDMLLSMLKGLSIELYPFKTPEELPKLLIQDSAHVLDFFYRLLMPKAFRSSQITDNDAETAGENIKDEEEIIVDEESHSRVMEFFNVIWNIVSKLNIHSVRFLKAILYSQPLQLLLKMPWHIISKIPVLKMFKEPIENMFMGQGKEDVKPDNDNVVRPPLIEELTIPSVTTLSKSGVHFIPTDGGIRSIHFDVKTHTLSLPRVNLDVNTDIIVRNMVAYESCNAEGPLVFTRYLEFMKGIVDTVDDAKFLRQKGIILNRLKSDKEVAHFCNGMSRSVKFTKVPYLDKVVEDVNKYYNGRWKVKAEKCVKSYVYGSWKILTVLACIVLLCLMAVQSICTVYTCHRMIHQYANPGSSAADYP